Proteins co-encoded in one Saprospira grandis genomic window:
- a CDS encoding DUF4159 domain-containing protein has product MFVLRIACCLFFSAQLMAQMPRITLSKQAQTTQAKAQNNQATLKMGLLKYKGGGDWYANPTALPNLASFCKQKLYSNFELDYATVDVASAEIFDYAFLHMTGHGNVVFSDAEAENLRTYLISGGFLHIDDNYGMDPFIRPAMKKVFPELDFVELPYDHPIYNMNYKFKGGIPKIHKHDDKPAQGFALLWEGRVVCYYSYETDLGNGWEDQEVHNDPEEKRLLSLQMGANLVQYAFEY; this is encoded by the coding sequence ATGTTTGTACTCAGAATTGCTTGCTGCTTGTTTTTCTCTGCTCAGCTGATGGCTCAAATGCCTAGAATTACCCTCTCTAAACAGGCGCAAACTACACAAGCCAAAGCACAAAATAATCAAGCGACCCTCAAAATGGGCCTGCTCAAATATAAAGGGGGCGGAGATTGGTACGCCAACCCCACGGCACTGCCCAATCTGGCCAGCTTTTGCAAGCAAAAACTCTATAGCAATTTCGAGCTAGATTATGCCACCGTAGATGTAGCTAGCGCCGAAATCTTTGATTACGCCTTTCTCCACATGACAGGCCACGGAAATGTCGTTTTCTCAGATGCCGAAGCCGAAAACCTCAGAACGTATCTGATCTCTGGCGGCTTTTTGCATATCGACGATAATTATGGCATGGACCCTTTTATCCGCCCAGCCATGAAAAAGGTCTTTCCCGAACTAGATTTTGTGGAGCTGCCCTACGACCACCCTATTTATAATATGAATTATAAGTTTAAAGGCGGTATTCCCAAAATCCATAAGCATGACGATAAACCCGCTCAGGGTTTTGCCTTGCTCTGGGAGGGCCGAGTGGTTTGCTACTATAGCTATGAAACGGATTTAGGCAATGGTTGGGAGGACCAAGAGGTCCATAACGACCCCGAAGAAAAACGCTTGCTTTCTTTGCAAATGGGGGCCAATTTGGTCCAATACGCTTTTGAGTATTAA